A region from the Mycolicibacterium phlei genome encodes:
- a CDS encoding TIGR03619 family F420-dependent LLM class oxidoreductase — translation MTDVLGFALPQYGPSARADIVRFAAAAEQMGADSLWVGDRLIAPVDPSVGYAGSDTIPEQFRTGFDPFIALALAAAVTERVALGASVLVAPWYAPAVLARQLTALDVASGGRLRPGFGIGWSPEEFAAAGAPFRRRGAQLDEMLDALDAIWTTNPASHDGEHWTLPPSWIDLKPEQSPRPPIYLSAMTPASLKRVGERADGWLPVALVPGFVMPDVLTMQRQTIDEAARAAGRDPADIDTVVRINVSEGATPDDVAEAVRVLADGGYDNVFVDLMYVAADTDDYLRWAQRLLEG, via the coding sequence GTGACGGACGTGTTGGGATTCGCGCTGCCACAGTACGGGCCGTCGGCCCGCGCCGATATCGTCCGTTTCGCCGCCGCCGCCGAACAAATGGGCGCCGACAGCCTCTGGGTGGGGGACCGTCTGATCGCCCCGGTGGATCCCAGCGTCGGCTACGCGGGTTCGGACACAATCCCCGAACAGTTCCGCACCGGCTTCGACCCGTTCATCGCGCTCGCGCTGGCCGCGGCGGTCACCGAACGGGTGGCGCTGGGCGCCAGCGTGCTGGTCGCTCCCTGGTACGCGCCGGCGGTGCTGGCGCGGCAGCTGACCGCCCTGGACGTGGCCAGCGGCGGGCGGCTGCGGCCCGGCTTCGGGATCGGCTGGTCGCCGGAGGAGTTCGCCGCCGCCGGAGCGCCGTTCCGTCGCCGCGGCGCGCAGCTCGACGAGATGCTCGACGCGCTGGACGCCATCTGGACGACGAACCCGGCCAGCCACGACGGGGAGCACTGGACGCTGCCGCCGTCGTGGATCGACCTGAAACCGGAGCAGAGCCCGCGCCCGCCGATCTACCTGTCCGCGATGACCCCGGCGAGTCTGAAGCGGGTGGGGGAGCGCGCCGACGGCTGGCTTCCGGTCGCCCTGGTGCCCGGGTTCGTGATGCCCGACGTGCTCACCATGCAGCGGCAGACGATCGACGAGGCGGCCCGCGCCGCCGGCCGCGATCCCGCCGACATCGACACCGTGGTGCGGATCAACGTCTCCGAGGGCGCGACCCCCGACGACGTCGCCGAGGCGGTGCGGGTGCTGGCCGACGGCGGTTATGACAACGTGTTCGTCGACCTGATGTACGTCGCCGCCGACACCGACGACTACCTGCGGTGGGCGCAACGACTGCTGGAAGGATGA
- a CDS encoding acetyl-CoA acetyltransferase: MDPRTPVLVGYGQVNQREENPQVEPVDLMVEAARAGADPRVLAAVDSVRVVNLLSWRYRDPGLLLAQRIGADTASTRYTGIGGNTPQSLVNEACLDIQAGRADVVLIAGAETWRTRTKLRRNGIKPDWTRQDDSVAVPPGAEVSVPMAAPSDERIHLDRPSFVYPMFEEAVRISRGEAIDAHRRRIGELWAQFSAVAAANPNAWSREALSAEQIWRESPDNRMISWPYPKLMNSNNMVDQAAALVLTSVEKAEYLQIPKDRWVFPYAGTDAHDTYAIAERDEFHTSPAIRIAGRRVLELAGLGIDDVELVDLYSCFPSAVQVAAAELGLPIGDPGRPLTVTGGLTFAGGPWNNYVTHSIATMAERLVAEPGTRGLISANGGYLTKHSFGVYGTEPPTGEFRWQDVQSEVDREPTRTALVEWSGVGTVETWTTPYNREGVPEKAFLAVRSPEGARALAVITDASQAAATVTEDIAGAKVQVGPDGSAVIL; encoded by the coding sequence ATGGATCCCAGAACCCCGGTCCTGGTGGGCTACGGGCAGGTCAACCAGCGCGAGGAGAACCCGCAGGTGGAGCCGGTCGACCTGATGGTCGAGGCCGCGCGCGCCGGCGCCGACCCCCGCGTGCTGGCCGCCGTCGACTCGGTGCGAGTGGTCAACCTGCTGTCGTGGCGCTACCGCGACCCGGGACTTCTTCTCGCCCAACGCATCGGCGCCGACACCGCATCGACCCGCTACACCGGCATCGGCGGTAACACGCCGCAGTCCCTGGTCAACGAGGCGTGTCTGGACATCCAGGCCGGTCGCGCCGACGTGGTGCTGATCGCCGGGGCCGAGACCTGGCGGACCCGAACAAAGTTGCGCCGCAACGGGATCAAACCGGACTGGACGCGGCAGGACGACAGCGTCGCGGTGCCGCCGGGCGCCGAGGTGTCGGTGCCGATGGCCGCGCCGTCGGATGAGCGGATCCACCTCGACCGGCCGTCGTTCGTGTACCCGATGTTCGAAGAGGCGGTGCGCATCTCGCGCGGCGAGGCGATCGACGCACACCGGCGCCGCATCGGGGAGCTGTGGGCGCAGTTCAGCGCGGTTGCCGCGGCCAACCCGAACGCCTGGAGCCGGGAGGCGCTGTCGGCCGAGCAGATCTGGCGGGAGAGCCCGGACAACCGGATGATCAGCTGGCCGTACCCCAAGCTGATGAACTCCAACAACATGGTCGACCAGGCGGCGGCGCTGGTGCTGACGTCGGTGGAGAAGGCCGAGTACCTGCAGATCCCGAAGGACCGCTGGGTGTTTCCGTACGCGGGCACCGACGCACACGACACCTACGCGATCGCCGAGCGCGACGAGTTCCACACCTCGCCGGCGATCCGGATCGCGGGCCGTCGGGTGCTGGAGTTGGCCGGCCTCGGCATCGACGACGTCGAGCTGGTCGACCTGTACTCGTGCTTCCCGTCGGCGGTGCAGGTGGCCGCCGCCGAGCTCGGCCTGCCGATCGGCGATCCGGGTCGCCCGCTGACCGTGACGGGCGGGCTGACCTTCGCAGGCGGTCCGTGGAACAACTACGTCACCCACTCGATCGCCACCATGGCCGAGCGGCTGGTCGCCGAACCGGGCACCCGCGGGCTGATCAGCGCCAACGGCGGCTACCTGACCAAGCACAGCTTCGGGGTGTACGGCACCGAACCGCCCACCGGTGAGTTCCGTTGGCAGGACGTGCAATCGGAGGTCGACCGGGAGCCGACGCGCACCGCGCTGGTGGAGTGGAGCGGGGTCGGCACGGTGGAGACCTGGACGACGCCGTACAACCGCGAGGGTGTCCCGGAGAAGGCGTTTCTGGCGGTGCGCAGCCCTGAGGGCGCCCGCGCGCTGGCGGTGATCACCGACGCGTCGCAGGCGGCGGCGACGGTGACCGAGGACATCGCGGGGGCCAAGGTCCAGGTGGGCCCAGACGGCTCTGCCGTCATCCTGTGA